From a region of the Streptomyces sp. NBC_00193 genome:
- a CDS encoding ABC transporter ATP-binding protein gives MVAPRDNAPPDNAPPDRTPSDNVPPQDDLLWARSLHYSHSGSPGLIGVSVGVRAGEILALTGPRGSGKTTLLRCLSGQLRPEQGEVWFNSVPVHTMGTLARERLRRDRFGWIGPEPQLLPELRVWENAALPLLIAGAGHRTAKRAACEWLDRLDIGAFARKHPGSLNRAESQRVALARALAHLPAVVFADEPTAPLHRTERSLLLRTLTTAARSHGITVLLATHDEETAAVADRRFSLLDGRPAATAAAAGLSPTSFPHPPEDQAACSLSA, from the coding sequence ATGGTGGCTCCACGGGACAACGCTCCGCCGGACAACGCTCCGCCGGACAGAACTCCTTCGGACAACGTCCCGCCCCAGGACGATCTGCTCTGGGCACGGTCCCTTCACTACTCCCACAGCGGTTCGCCGGGGCTCATCGGGGTCTCGGTCGGCGTCCGCGCGGGAGAGATCCTCGCCCTGACCGGCCCCCGGGGCAGTGGTAAGACCACGCTCCTGCGCTGCCTGTCGGGACAGCTGCGGCCCGAACAGGGCGAGGTCTGGTTCAACAGCGTCCCCGTGCACACCATGGGGACCCTGGCCCGCGAACGGCTGCGCCGCGACCGCTTCGGCTGGATCGGCCCCGAGCCGCAGCTGCTGCCCGAGCTCCGGGTCTGGGAGAACGCCGCCCTGCCGCTGCTGATCGCGGGCGCCGGACACCGCACCGCCAAACGGGCCGCCTGCGAATGGCTGGACCGCCTCGACATCGGAGCCTTCGCCCGCAAGCATCCCGGCTCCCTCAACCGGGCCGAGTCCCAGCGCGTCGCCCTCGCCCGCGCCCTCGCGCACCTTCCCGCCGTGGTCTTCGCCGACGAGCCCACGGCCCCGCTGCACCGCACCGAGCGCTCCCTGCTGCTGCGCACCCTCACCACGGCCGCCCGCTCCCACGGCATCACCGTGCTGCTGGCCACCCACGACGAGGAGACCGCAGCCGTCGCCGACCGCCGGTTCTCCCTGCTCGACGGCCGGCCGGCCGCCACGGCAGCCGCGGCCGGGCTCTCCCCGACCTCCTTCCCCCATCCCCCGGAGGATCAGGCCGCGTGCTCGCTCTCCGCCTAG
- a CDS encoding iron ABC transporter permease, giving the protein MAVPLVFFGLFFAYPVAAIVGRGLKTDDGWQFGRIGEVLARPDIGDVLWFTTWQALASTALTLLIALPGAYVFARFEFPGKQLLRALVTVPFVLPTVVVGTAFLALVGRGGLLDEVWGIRLDTTVWAILLAHVFFNYAVVIRTVGGLWAQLDPRQEEAARVLGAGRFAAWRRVTLPALGPAVAAASLMVFLFTFSSFGVVQILGGPAYSTLEVEVYRQTAQLLDLPTAAVLTMVQFAAIGAILGVHAWTVRKRETALRLVDPGRTTHRPRGWAQRTLLGGVLLTVALLIVAPLAVLVERSLDAPGGYGFGFYRALQEVGAGGGTFLVPPLEAIWNSLQYALAATAIALVVGGLAAAALTRRAGRFVRGFDALLMLPLGVSAVTVGFGFLITLDKPPLDLRTSWILVPLAQALVGVPFVVRTMLPVLRAVDGRLREAAAVLGASPLRAWREVDLPMVRRALLIAAGFAFAVSLGEFGATVFIARPDHPTLPVAVARLLGRAGEMNYGQAMALSTILMLVCAVSLLALERLRPDKTSGEF; this is encoded by the coding sequence ATGGCCGTGCCGCTCGTCTTCTTCGGGCTGTTCTTCGCGTACCCCGTGGCCGCGATCGTCGGGCGCGGGCTCAAGACGGACGACGGCTGGCAGTTCGGCCGGATCGGCGAGGTGCTGGCCCGGCCCGACATCGGCGACGTGCTCTGGTTCACCACCTGGCAGGCGCTCGCGTCCACGGCGCTCACGCTCCTGATCGCGCTCCCCGGCGCGTACGTCTTCGCCCGCTTCGAGTTCCCCGGCAAACAGCTGCTGCGGGCGCTCGTGACGGTGCCGTTCGTGCTGCCGACCGTCGTGGTCGGCACCGCGTTCCTGGCGCTCGTGGGGCGGGGCGGTCTGTTGGACGAGGTGTGGGGGATCCGCCTCGACACGACCGTCTGGGCGATCCTGCTCGCCCACGTCTTCTTCAACTACGCCGTCGTCATCCGCACGGTCGGCGGGCTGTGGGCGCAGCTGGACCCGCGCCAGGAGGAGGCCGCCCGGGTGCTGGGCGCCGGGCGGTTCGCCGCCTGGCGGCGCGTGACGCTGCCTGCGCTGGGGCCGGCCGTCGCGGCCGCCTCGCTGATGGTGTTCCTGTTCACGTTCTCCTCCTTCGGCGTCGTGCAGATCCTGGGCGGGCCCGCGTACTCCACCCTGGAGGTGGAGGTCTACCGGCAGACCGCGCAGCTCCTGGACCTGCCGACGGCCGCCGTGCTGACGATGGTGCAGTTCGCGGCCATCGGAGCGATCCTCGGCGTGCACGCCTGGACCGTGCGCAAGCGGGAGACCGCGCTGCGGCTGGTCGACCCGGGGCGGACCACCCACCGGCCGCGCGGCTGGGCCCAGCGCACCCTGCTCGGCGGGGTGCTGCTCACGGTGGCGCTGCTGATCGTGGCGCCGCTCGCCGTGCTGGTGGAACGTTCCCTCGACGCCCCCGGCGGGTACGGGTTCGGCTTCTACCGGGCGCTCCAGGAAGTCGGCGCCGGTGGCGGCACCTTCCTGGTGCCGCCGCTGGAGGCGATCTGGAACTCCCTGCAGTACGCGCTCGCCGCCACCGCCATCGCGCTGGTCGTCGGCGGGCTCGCCGCCGCGGCGCTGACCCGGCGCGCGGGCCGTTTCGTACGGGGCTTCGACGCGCTGCTGATGCTCCCGCTGGGGGTGTCGGCCGTGACCGTCGGCTTCGGCTTCCTCATCACCCTCGACAAGCCGCCGCTGGACCTGCGGACCTCGTGGATCCTGGTGCCGCTGGCGCAGGCGCTGGTGGGCGTTCCCTTCGTCGTACGGACCATGCTGCCGGTCCTGCGCGCGGTGGACGGACGGCTCCGGGAGGCCGCCGCCGTGCTCGGCGCCTCACCGCTGCGGGCCTGGCGGGAGGTGGACCTGCCGATGGTGCGGCGGGCCCTGCTGATCGCGGCGGGCTTCGCCTTCGCGGTGTCCCTCGGGGAGTTCGGGGCGACCGTCTTCATCGCGCGGCCCGACCATCCGACGCTGCCGGTCGCCGTGGCGCGGCTGCTGGGGCGGGCCGGGGAGATGAACTACGGGCAGGCGATGGCCCTGAGCACCATCCTGATGCTGGTGTGCGCGGTGTCCCTGCTGGCGCTGGAGCGACTGCGACCCGACAAGACCTCCGGAGAATTCTGA
- a CDS encoding gamma-aminobutyraldehyde dehydrogenase, whose product MTTELRRLRNYIGGEFKDAADGRTTEVVNPATGEAYATAPLSGQADVDAAMAAAAAAFPAWRDATPSERQKALLKIADAFEARAEELVATESENTGKPLGLTASEELPPMVDQIRFFAGAARLLEGRSAGEYMEGMTSIVRREPVGVCAQVAPWNYPMMMAVWKFAPALAAGNTVVLKPSDTTPASTILMAEIIGEILPKGVFNVVCGDRDTGRAMVEHRTPAMASITGSVRAGMQVAESASKDVKRVHLELGGKAPVVVFEDADIAKAAEDIAVAGFFNAGQDCTAACRVLVHESIHDEFVAALAKNAADTKTGQPDDEDVLYGPLNNPNQLKQVAGFIERLPAHAKVEAGGHQVGEKGYFYAPTVVSGLKQDDEIIQNEVFGPVITVQSFTDEDQALAYANDVEFALASSVWTKDHGRAMRMSKNLDFGCVWINTHIPLVAEMPHGGYKKSGYGKDLSAYGFEDYTRIKHVMTSLDG is encoded by the coding sequence GTGACCACCGAACTGCGTCGTCTGCGCAACTACATCGGCGGGGAGTTCAAGGACGCCGCCGACGGGCGGACCACCGAGGTGGTCAACCCCGCCACGGGCGAGGCGTACGCGACTGCTCCCCTCTCCGGCCAGGCGGACGTCGACGCCGCCATGGCCGCGGCCGCGGCCGCCTTCCCGGCGTGGCGCGACGCGACCCCCTCCGAGCGCCAGAAGGCCCTGCTGAAGATCGCGGACGCCTTCGAGGCGCGCGCGGAGGAGCTGGTCGCCACCGAGTCGGAGAACACCGGCAAGCCGCTCGGCCTCACGGCCAGCGAGGAGCTGCCGCCGATGGTGGACCAGATCCGCTTCTTCGCCGGCGCCGCCCGCCTGCTCGAGGGCCGTTCGGCCGGCGAGTACATGGAGGGGATGACCTCGATCGTCCGCCGTGAGCCGGTCGGCGTCTGCGCCCAGGTCGCGCCGTGGAACTACCCGATGATGATGGCCGTCTGGAAGTTCGCCCCGGCCCTGGCCGCGGGCAACACCGTGGTCCTCAAGCCCTCGGACACCACCCCGGCCTCCACCATCCTGATGGCGGAGATCATCGGCGAGATCCTGCCCAAGGGCGTCTTCAACGTCGTCTGCGGCGACCGCGACACCGGCCGGGCCATGGTCGAGCACCGCACTCCGGCGATGGCCTCCATCACCGGCTCGGTGCGCGCGGGCATGCAGGTCGCCGAGAGTGCCTCCAAGGACGTCAAGCGCGTCCACCTGGAGCTCGGTGGCAAGGCCCCCGTCGTGGTCTTCGAGGACGCCGACATCGCCAAGGCCGCCGAGGACATCGCGGTCGCGGGCTTCTTCAACGCCGGCCAGGACTGCACCGCGGCCTGTCGCGTACTGGTCCACGAGTCGATCCACGACGAGTTCGTCGCGGCGCTGGCCAAGAACGCGGCCGACACCAAGACCGGGCAGCCGGACGACGAGGACGTGCTCTACGGCCCGCTGAACAACCCGAACCAGCTGAAGCAGGTCGCGGGCTTCATCGAGCGGCTCCCCGCCCACGCCAAGGTCGAGGCGGGCGGCCACCAGGTCGGCGAGAAGGGCTACTTCTACGCCCCGACCGTGGTCTCCGGCCTCAAGCAGGACGACGAGATCATCCAGAACGAGGTCTTCGGCCCCGTCATCACGGTCCAGTCCTTCACGGACGAGGACCAGGCCCTGGCGTACGCGAACGACGTCGAGTTCGCCCTCGCCTCGTCCGTGTGGACCAAGGACCACGGCCGCGCGATGCGGATGTCCAAGAACCTCGACTTCGGCTGCGTGTGGATCAACACCCACATCCCGCTCGTCGCCGAGATGCCCCACGGCGGATACAAGAAGTCCGGCTACGGCAAGGACCTCTCGGCCTACGGCTTCGAGGACTACACGCGCATCAAGCACGTGATGACCTCGCTCGACGGCTGA
- a CDS encoding spermidine/putrescine ABC transporter substrate-binding protein, giving the protein MPELAFSRRAALRGLGAAGLLAGLTGCGVPAAYVPESRREGRDRSENDRSVSFSNWPLYIDTDEEDESRRPTLDAFAEKTGIEVRYTEEINDNDEFFGKISPALMNHQQTGHDVVVVSDWMAARFVHLGWAQKMDRSAQANVSKYLDPQLRSPAFDEGRLHTVPWQSGITGIAYNRKALGREIKSVKDLWHPDLAGKVTLFSGLDESFSLLMQGNGADVTKWTETDFHRMCDQVESMVKKKHIRRFTGNDYTSDLSKGDVLACQAYSGDAIQLQADNPDIEFVVPEEGGELWAESLLIPNLAPRKANAEALIDFYYDPEMAALLAASVNYVCPVPAAREVLAASDDRETAELAENPLIFPDEDMRKRLVVARDISSAERSSFAKRWNGIVGL; this is encoded by the coding sequence ATGCCTGAACTCGCCTTTTCCCGCCGCGCGGCGCTGCGCGGCCTTGGTGCCGCGGGCCTGCTGGCCGGCCTCACCGGCTGTGGTGTCCCGGCCGCGTACGTCCCCGAGAGCCGGCGGGAGGGGCGGGACCGGTCCGAGAACGACCGGAGCGTCTCCTTCTCCAACTGGCCCCTCTACATCGACACGGACGAAGAGGACGAGAGCAGGCGTCCGACGCTGGACGCCTTCGCGGAGAAGACCGGCATCGAGGTCCGGTACACCGAGGAGATCAACGACAACGACGAGTTCTTCGGCAAGATCAGTCCGGCGCTGATGAACCACCAGCAGACCGGCCACGACGTGGTCGTGGTCAGCGACTGGATGGCCGCCCGCTTCGTCCACCTGGGCTGGGCCCAGAAGATGGACCGCTCGGCGCAGGCGAACGTGTCGAAGTACCTGGACCCGCAGTTGCGCTCGCCCGCCTTCGACGAGGGCCGGCTGCACACCGTGCCCTGGCAGTCGGGGATCACCGGCATCGCCTACAACCGCAAGGCGCTCGGCCGGGAGATCAAGTCCGTCAAGGACCTGTGGCACCCGGACCTGGCCGGCAAGGTCACGCTCTTCTCCGGTCTGGACGAGTCCTTCTCCCTGCTGATGCAGGGCAACGGGGCCGACGTGACCAAGTGGACCGAGACCGACTTCCACCGGATGTGCGACCAGGTGGAGAGCATGGTGAAGAAGAAGCACATCCGCCGCTTCACCGGCAACGACTACACCTCCGATCTGAGCAAGGGTGACGTGCTGGCCTGCCAGGCCTACTCCGGGGACGCGATCCAGCTCCAGGCCGACAACCCCGACATCGAGTTCGTGGTCCCCGAGGAAGGGGGTGAACTCTGGGCGGAGAGCCTGCTCATCCCCAACCTGGCTCCTCGCAAGGCCAACGCCGAAGCGCTGATCGACTTCTACTACGACCCGGAGATGGCCGCGCTGCTCGCCGCCTCCGTCAACTACGTCTGCCCGGTCCCGGCCGCCCGCGAGGTGCTGGCCGCCTCGGACGACCGGGAGACCGCCGAGCTGGCCGAGAACCCGCTGATCTTCCCCGACGAGGACATGCGCAAGCGGCTCGTCGTGGCCCGCGACATCTCCTCCGCCGAGCGCTCCTCCTTCGCCAAGCGCTGGAACGGCATCGTCGGTCTTTGA
- a CDS encoding aspartate aminotransferase family protein, with translation MGNAIAVSQDLSKTAYDHLWMHFTRMSSYENSPVPTIVRGEGTYIFDDKGKRYLDGLAGLFVVNAGHGRKELAEVAYKQAQELAFFPIWSYAHPKAVELAERLAHYAPGDLNKVFFTTGGGEAVETAWKLAKQYFKLQGKHTKYKVISRAVAYHGTPQGALSITGLPALKAPFEPLVPGAHKVVNTNIYRAPIYGDDPEAYGRWCADQIEQEILFEGADTVAAVFLEPVQNAGGCFPPPPGYFQRVREICDEYDVLLVSDETICAFGRLGTMFACDKFDYIPDMITCAKGMTSGYSPIGACIISDRLAEPFYKGDNTFLHGYTFGGHPVSSAVALANLDIFDKEGLNQHVLDNEDAFRSTLEKLHDLPIVGDVRGNGYFYGIELVKDKVTKESFTDEETERVLYGFLSKALFENGLYCRADDRGDPVIQLAPPLTADQGTFDEIEGILRRVLTEAWTKL, from the coding sequence GTGGGGAACGCGATAGCCGTGAGCCAGGACCTCTCCAAGACCGCCTACGACCACCTGTGGATGCACTTCACCCGCATGTCGTCGTACGAGAACTCGCCCGTACCCACCATCGTGCGCGGCGAGGGCACCTACATCTTCGACGACAAGGGCAAGCGCTACCTCGACGGTCTCGCCGGACTGTTCGTGGTCAACGCCGGTCACGGCCGCAAGGAACTGGCCGAGGTCGCCTACAAGCAGGCGCAGGAACTCGCGTTCTTCCCCATCTGGTCGTACGCGCACCCCAAGGCCGTCGAGCTGGCCGAGCGCCTCGCGCACTACGCCCCCGGCGACCTGAACAAGGTCTTCTTCACCACCGGCGGCGGCGAGGCCGTCGAGACCGCCTGGAAGCTTGCCAAGCAGTACTTCAAGCTTCAGGGCAAGCACACCAAGTACAAGGTCATCTCGCGTGCGGTCGCCTACCACGGCACCCCGCAGGGCGCCCTGTCCATCACCGGTCTGCCGGCCCTCAAGGCCCCCTTCGAGCCGCTGGTCCCCGGCGCGCACAAGGTGGTCAACACCAACATCTACCGCGCCCCGATCTACGGCGACGACCCCGAGGCCTACGGCCGCTGGTGCGCCGACCAGATCGAGCAGGAGATCCTGTTCGAGGGCGCCGACACCGTCGCCGCCGTCTTCCTGGAGCCGGTGCAGAACGCCGGTGGCTGCTTCCCGCCGCCGCCCGGGTACTTCCAGCGGGTCCGCGAGATCTGCGACGAGTACGACGTGCTCCTCGTCTCCGACGAGACGATCTGCGCCTTCGGCCGTCTGGGCACGATGTTCGCCTGTGACAAGTTCGACTACATCCCGGACATGATCACCTGTGCGAAGGGCATGACCTCGGGCTACTCCCCGATCGGTGCCTGCATCATCTCGGACCGGCTCGCCGAGCCGTTCTACAAGGGTGACAACACCTTCCTGCACGGCTACACCTTCGGCGGACACCCGGTGTCCTCCGCGGTGGCGCTCGCCAACCTCGACATCTTCGACAAGGAAGGCCTCAACCAGCACGTGCTGGACAACGAGGACGCCTTCCGCTCGACGCTGGAGAAGCTGCACGACCTGCCGATCGTCGGCGACGTCCGCGGCAACGGCTACTTCTACGGCATCGAGCTCGTCAAGGACAAGGTCACCAAGGAGTCCTTCACGGACGAGGAGACCGAGCGCGTGCTCTACGGCTTCCTCTCGAAGGCGCTCTTCGAGAACGGCCTGTACTGCCGCGCCGACGACCGTGGCGACCCGGTCATCCAGCTGGCCCCGCCGCTGACCGCCGACCAGGGCACCTTCGACGAGATCGAGGGCATCCTGCGCCGCGTGCTCACCGAGGCCTGGACCAAGCTCTAA
- a CDS encoding LOG family protein, which produces MVNAHIETDNEIETLAEFDRVVARGSLSGYRIQSVNLLERTFALLSADTSSAVFLGCPMEPDASVKVRADGALVFPPVPDLPFNPYRGLLYTAEELFTGLSDGYESTPDAEAYAWFQETKADGDIYSSMLRSIHDGAISDALDEHLAGARVVGVMGGQAMARGGDAYRGAAELGRTLTRSGLTVATGGGPGAMEAANLGAYLAPAPDEALSEALRMLAKAPSFTPSVSDWARAAFAVRERWPAVTGGDSVGIPTWFYGHEPPNPFAGHIAKYFANATREDGLLARSNAGVVFLPGAAGTVQEIFDNATPNYYASRGEPTPMVLVDRAHWTERLPAWPLLQALARGRSMESRIALVDSVSEVPAALAAMN; this is translated from the coding sequence ATGGTCAACGCACACATCGAGACCGACAACGAGATCGAGACCCTCGCCGAATTCGACCGGGTCGTGGCCCGCGGCTCGCTCAGCGGGTACCGGATCCAGTCGGTCAACCTGCTGGAGCGGACCTTCGCCCTGCTGTCCGCCGACACCTCGTCGGCGGTCTTCCTGGGCTGCCCGATGGAACCGGACGCCTCGGTCAAGGTGCGTGCGGACGGCGCCCTGGTCTTCCCGCCCGTCCCCGACCTGCCCTTCAACCCGTACCGCGGCCTGCTCTACACGGCCGAGGAACTCTTCACCGGGCTGTCCGACGGCTACGAGTCCACCCCGGACGCCGAGGCGTACGCCTGGTTCCAGGAGACCAAGGCCGACGGGGACATCTACTCCTCGATGCTGCGCTCCATCCACGACGGCGCCATCTCCGACGCCCTCGACGAGCACCTCGCGGGTGCCCGCGTGGTCGGCGTGATGGGCGGCCAAGCCATGGCCCGCGGCGGCGACGCCTACCGGGGTGCTGCCGAACTCGGCCGGACGCTGACCCGCTCCGGACTGACCGTGGCCACCGGCGGCGGCCCCGGCGCGATGGAGGCGGCCAACCTCGGCGCGTACCTCGCCCCGGCCCCCGACGAGGCCCTGTCCGAAGCCCTGCGGATGCTGGCCAAGGCCCCGTCCTTCACCCCGTCCGTCTCCGACTGGGCGCGCGCGGCCTTCGCCGTACGGGAACGCTGGCCGGCGGTCACGGGCGGCGACTCGGTGGGCATCCCGACCTGGTTCTACGGACACGAGCCGCCGAACCCCTTCGCCGGGCACATCGCGAAGTACTTCGCGAACGCCACCCGGGAGGACGGGCTGCTCGCCCGGTCCAACGCGGGCGTGGTGTTCCTGCCGGGCGCGGCGGGCACGGTCCAGGAGATCTTCGACAACGCGACGCCCAACTACTACGCGTCCCGGGGCGAGCCCACCCCGATGGTCCTCGTCGACCGCGCCCACTGGACCGAACGGCTGCCGGCCTGGCCGCTGCTCCAGGCGCTGGCCCGCGGCCGGTCGATGGAGTCCCGGATCGCCCTGGTCGACTCGGTGTCCGAGGTCCCGGCGGCCCTCGCCGCAATGAACTGA
- a CDS encoding thiamine ABC transporter substrate binding subunit — MSTTKKMAGVALAAALGVTTLSACGGGDAKDKSAGASDAPKSKTITLVSHDSFNVTDTVLKEFEQQSGYTVKVLKSGDAGTALNQEILTKGSPRGDVFFGVDNTLLSRALDQGIFTPYEAKGLADVKPEFVLDKEHRVTPVDSGDICVNYDKAYFADKKLAPPQTLDDLIKPEYKNLLVTENAATSSPGLGFLLASVGKYGDEGWKDYWSKLKANGVEVVDGWEQAYNERFSGSAGGKKAKGDRPLVVSYASSPPVEVLYGEPQPAEAPTGVATGTCFRQTEFAGLLKGAKNDEGGKALLDFLISKKFQEDMPLQMFVNPVTKDAVLPELFTKHGVVIEKPETVAPEAIAKNRDQWIKTWSTLVVK; from the coding sequence ATGAGCACCACCAAGAAGATGGCGGGCGTCGCGCTCGCGGCCGCGCTCGGCGTCACCACGCTCAGCGCCTGCGGCGGCGGCGACGCCAAGGACAAGTCCGCCGGGGCGAGCGACGCCCCGAAGTCCAAGACGATCACCCTCGTCTCGCACGACTCCTTCAACGTGACCGACACGGTCCTCAAGGAGTTCGAGCAGCAGAGCGGCTACACCGTCAAGGTCCTGAAGTCCGGCGACGCGGGCACGGCACTGAACCAGGAGATCCTCACCAAGGGCTCCCCGCGCGGCGACGTCTTCTTCGGCGTGGACAACACGCTCCTCTCCCGCGCCCTCGACCAGGGCATCTTCACGCCGTACGAGGCCAAGGGCCTGGCCGACGTGAAGCCCGAGTTCGTGCTCGACAAGGAGCACCGGGTCACCCCCGTGGACTCCGGCGACATCTGCGTGAACTACGACAAGGCCTACTTCGCCGACAAGAAGCTCGCCCCGCCGCAGACGCTGGACGACCTGATCAAGCCGGAGTACAAGAACCTGCTGGTCACCGAGAACGCCGCGACCTCCTCGCCCGGCCTCGGCTTCCTCCTCGCCTCCGTCGGCAAGTACGGGGACGAGGGCTGGAAGGACTACTGGAGCAAGCTCAAGGCCAACGGCGTCGAGGTCGTCGACGGCTGGGAGCAGGCCTACAACGAGCGCTTCTCCGGCTCGGCCGGCGGCAAGAAGGCCAAGGGCGACCGCCCGCTGGTCGTCTCCTACGCCTCCAGCCCGCCGGTCGAGGTCCTCTACGGCGAGCCGCAGCCGGCCGAGGCCCCGACGGGCGTCGCGACGGGCACGTGCTTCCGGCAGACCGAGTTCGCGGGTCTGCTCAAGGGCGCGAAGAACGATGAGGGCGGCAAGGCACTCCTGGACTTCCTGATCTCCAAGAAGTTCCAGGAGGACATGCCGCTCCAGATGTTCGTGAACCCGGTGACCAAGGACGCGGTGCTGCCCGAGCTGTTCACCAAGCACGGCGTGGTCATCGAGAAGCCCGAGACGGTCGCCCCGGAGGCCATCGCCAAGAACCGTGACCAGTGGATCAAGACCTGGTCCACCCTCGTCGTGAAGTAG
- a CDS encoding Lrp/AsnC family transcriptional regulator — translation MHSEVVVSRSADSRNRQPSPSVDAVSLAIIEQLQEDGRRPYAAIGKAVGLSEAAVRQRVQKLLDQGVMQIVAVTDPLTVGLRRQAMVGINVEGDLDPVADALTAMAECEYVVMTAGSFDLMVEIVCEDDDHLLETINKKIRALPGVRSTESFVYLKLKKQTYMWGTR, via the coding sequence GTGCACAGTGAGGTCGTGGTCAGTCGAAGCGCAGATTCCAGGAACAGACAACCGTCCCCTTCGGTCGATGCTGTGTCCCTGGCGATCATCGAGCAACTGCAAGAGGACGGTCGTCGTCCTTACGCGGCGATCGGCAAGGCCGTTGGCCTGTCCGAAGCAGCGGTGCGCCAGCGAGTACAGAAGTTGCTCGACCAGGGCGTCATGCAGATCGTCGCCGTCACCGACCCGCTCACCGTGGGGCTCCGGCGCCAGGCGATGGTCGGCATCAACGTCGAGGGAGACCTCGACCCGGTGGCCGACGCGCTGACCGCGATGGCCGAGTGCGAGTACGTGGTGATGACCGCGGGCTCGTTCGACCTGATGGTGGAGATCGTCTGCGAGGACGACGACCACCTGCTGGAAACGATCAACAAGAAGATCCGCGCGCTCCCCGGCGTGCGATCAACCGAAAGCTTCGTTTACCTGAAGCTGAAGAAGCAGACCTACATGTGGGGAACGCGATAG
- a CDS encoding ABC transporter ATP-binding protein — MTLLQLEGVSVRFGERAVVDAVDLAVAEHEIVCVLGPSGSGKSTLLRVVAGLQPVAGGRVLLGGADQAAVPVHRRGVGLMFQDHQLFPHRDVGGNVAFGLRMRGASKRSSEARVTELLELVGLPGAQGRAVASLSGGEQQRVALARALAPSPRLLMLDEPLGQLDRGLRERLVVELQGLFSRLGTTVLAVTHDQGEAFALADRVVVMRDGRIAQAGTPLEVWQRPASEFVARFLGFENVVPAELSAGVAATPWGKVPVPAGSPAGEHQVLIRPAGVVLSAEGLGCEVVSRTFRGTHVALLLRPEAGPVLEAECGLEGAPAVGDRVSVGFAPAEVVVLPGE; from the coding sequence ATGACGCTGCTTCAACTGGAAGGGGTGTCGGTCCGCTTCGGCGAGCGCGCGGTCGTGGACGCCGTGGACCTGGCGGTCGCCGAGCACGAGATCGTGTGCGTGCTCGGGCCGAGCGGGAGCGGCAAGTCCACCCTGCTGCGGGTGGTGGCCGGGCTCCAGCCCGTCGCCGGCGGGAGGGTGTTGCTGGGCGGCGCCGACCAGGCCGCCGTGCCCGTACACCGGCGGGGGGTGGGCCTGATGTTCCAGGACCACCAGCTGTTCCCGCACCGGGACGTGGGCGGGAACGTCGCCTTCGGCCTGCGGATGAGGGGTGCCTCGAAGCGGTCCTCCGAGGCCCGGGTCACCGAACTCCTGGAGCTGGTCGGGCTCCCCGGGGCGCAGGGCCGGGCGGTGGCCTCGCTGTCCGGTGGCGAGCAGCAGCGGGTCGCGCTGGCGCGGGCGCTCGCGCCTTCGCCGCGGCTGCTGATGCTGGACGAGCCGCTCGGACAGCTGGACCGCGGGCTGCGGGAGCGGCTCGTGGTGGAGCTGCAGGGGCTGTTCTCACGGCTGGGCACGACCGTGCTGGCCGTCACGCACGACCAGGGCGAGGCGTTCGCGCTGGCCGACCGGGTGGTGGTCATGCGGGACGGGCGGATCGCGCAGGCGGGGACCCCGCTGGAGGTGTGGCAGCGGCCGGCGTCGGAGTTCGTGGCGCGGTTCCTGGGCTTCGAGAACGTCGTCCCGGCGGAGCTTTCCGCCGGGGTGGCGGCGACTCCCTGGGGGAAGGTCCCGGTTCCGGCGGGGTCACCGGCGGGGGAGCACCAGGTGCTGATCCGGCCCGCCGGGGTGGTGCTGTCGGCCGAGGGGCTGGGGTGCGAGGTGGTGTCGCGGACCTTCCGGGGGACGCACGTCGCGCTGCTGTTGCGGCCGGAGGCCGGGCCCGTGCTGGAGGCCGAGTGCGGGCTGGAGGGGGCGCCGGCGGTCGGGGACCGGGTCTCGGTGGGCTTCGCCCCGGCCGAGGTGGTCGTGCTGCCGGGGGAGTAG